A portion of the Cryptomeria japonica chromosome 5, Sugi_1.0, whole genome shotgun sequence genome contains these proteins:
- the LOC131074470 gene encoding uncharacterized protein LOC131074470 isoform X3: MHDHLRDLGRDIANKQPPCRLWFPQQIIDIQKQVKKRSGIHGIITTSNQVMTRFEDFEELPAMIRKDKEVEEFRFSCSHGKLMVSTNGGIRSLEPSLLGLKYLVISGDFFNQEMGDISRELVWLRWFQIGRRDLPSGLPLKKLRVLELYEERYGGVHHLEELWGKSDDEAPVQLKAVAYF, from the exons ATGCATGACCATTTAAGGGATTTGGGAAGAGACATTGCAAATAAACAACCACCTTGCCGACTTTGGTTTCCTCAAcagattattgatattcaaaaaCAAGTCAag AAAAGAAGCGGCATTCACGGAATAATCACGACCTCAAACCAAGTAATGACTCGTTTTGAGGATTTTGAG GAATTACCAGCAATGATCAGAAAAGATAAGGAGGTTGAGGAGTTTCGTTTTTCCTGCTCGCACGGAAAACTCATGGTGAGCACAAATGGAGGAATTCGATCGCTCGAACCCTCTTTACTTGGACTAAAATATTTAGTGATTAGTGGAGATTTTTTTAATCAAGAAATGGGTGATATATCAAGAGAGCTGGTCTGGCTTCGCTGGTTCCAAATTGGCAGGCGAGATCTTCCGTCAGGGCTTCCATTGAAAAAGTTGAGGGTTTTAGAACTCTATGAAGAAAGGTATGGAGGGGTACATCACTTAGAAGAGCTGTGGGGGAAGAGTGACGATGAG